One genomic region from Aliarcobacter cryaerophilus ATCC 43158 encodes:
- a CDS encoding (Fe-S)-binding protein, translating into MNKFDYTKISDDCVKCGKCKPVCTIFNINQDEATSPRGFIDLLGAYKRDELELDENAKNIFESCFLCTNCVEVCPNDLPTDMIIEQVRSDIAKKFGIAWYKRLFFFLLRHRKIMDFMSKLGYMFQTCGIKINEEKQSAIPRFSLPIVKKNRALPYADSISFLNKYPENIKFSNKIDDIKKNRVAIFIGCMSNYTYTNTGDSLVKILKKLELDIFIPKKQLCCGAPAYFTGAFDTVDYLTKKNIEYFESWIDSVDAVIIPEATCSAMINKDWEHFLHDQPQWKERAIKLSNKIFLATKWLENNTELKNMLAKSGKKFDQMVTYHDPCHAKKMQNVWKEPRELLKQNYVLKEMSDSNRCCGFGGVTMQTEKYEFSKAAGAPKAAMIKDTKAQIVSAECSACRMQITNSLYLADVDVVFKNPIELIAEALED; encoded by the coding sequence ATGAATAAATTTGATTATACAAAGATTTCTGACGATTGTGTGAAGTGTGGTAAGTGCAAACCTGTTTGTACAATATTTAATATAAATCAAGACGAAGCTACAAGTCCTAGAGGATTTATAGACCTTTTGGGAGCTTACAAAAGAGATGAACTAGAACTAGATGAAAATGCAAAAAATATATTTGAATCATGTTTTTTATGTACAAATTGTGTTGAAGTTTGTCCAAATGATTTACCAACAGATATGATTATTGAGCAAGTAAGAAGTGATATTGCGAAAAAATTTGGAATTGCTTGGTATAAAAGACTATTTTTCTTCCTTTTAAGACATAGAAAAATTATGGACTTTATGTCAAAACTAGGATATATGTTTCAAACATGTGGAATTAAAATAAATGAAGAAAAACAAAGTGCAATTCCTAGATTTTCTCTTCCAATAGTTAAAAAAAATCGTGCTTTACCATATGCAGATAGTATTAGTTTTTTAAACAAATACCCTGAAAATATTAAGTTTTCAAATAAAATTGATGATATTAAGAAAAACAGAGTTGCTATATTTATTGGATGCATGAGTAACTATACATACACAAATACAGGGGATAGTTTAGTAAAAATATTAAAAAAATTAGAACTTGATATTTTTATTCCAAAAAAACAGTTATGCTGTGGAGCACCTGCTTATTTTACAGGAGCTTTTGATACAGTTGATTATTTAACTAAAAAAAATATTGAATACTTTGAGTCTTGGATAGATAGTGTTGATGCAGTAATAATTCCAGAAGCTACTTGTAGTGCAATGATAAACAAAGATTGGGAGCATTTTTTACATGACCAACCCCAATGGAAAGAAAGAGCTATTAAACTATCAAACAAAATATTTTTAGCAACAAAATGGCTTGAAAATAATACAGAATTAAAAAATATGCTTGCAAAAAGTGGTAAAAAATTTGATCAAATGGTAACTTACCACGATCCTTGTCATGCAAAAAAAATGCAAAATGTTTGGAAGGAACCAAGAGAACTTTTAAAACAAAACTATGTTTTAAAAGAGATGAGTGATTCAAATAGATGTTGTGGTTTTGGTGGTGTTACTATGCAAACAGAAAAATATGAGTTTTCAAAGGCTGCTGGAGCTCCAAAAGCTGCAATGATAAAAGATACAAAAGCACAAATTGTAAGTGCTGAATGCAGTGCTTGTAGAATGCAAATAACAAATTCACTTTATCTAGCTGATGTTGATGTGGTATTTAAAAATCCAATAGAATTAATAGCTGAAGCTTTAGAGGACTAA
- a CDS encoding sensor histidine kinase, with protein MINRKSELKYIVIQVIISLLIAFIPIYFYIDATIKNQDIKDRIDLQNYSNQIFLKIENFEKQNSNIFYYPRSNIYFSSIFDKNRNEIFASNNSLIFFDEDFKIFSDKFCYKKSLEANILDASSLIVCKNIDYSEVIYNALILLLIVTFFIFLLSFFVIKQSIEPYKKLNVYLDEFLKDAMHELKTPIGVARINTDMLAMRIKNDKNILRIKSALKNMTIIYEDLEYYMQQNEVKELKTNINISLFLEKRVEFFNDLAVSKDITFYKSIEPNIEIFFNEIEAFRLIDNNLSNAIKYSKNSSNIYVSLKKEENSIKLIFKDEGIGIKDTSTIFERYYRGDKITGGFGIGLSIVKNICLKNSIKIDVVSKENFGTTFIYTFNL; from the coding sequence TTGATAAATAGAAAATCTGAACTAAAATATATTGTAATTCAAGTAATCATAAGCCTTTTAATAGCATTTATTCCAATATATTTTTATATAGATGCAACTATAAAAAATCAAGATATAAAAGATAGGATAGATTTACAAAACTATTCAAATCAAATCTTTTTAAAAATAGAGAATTTTGAGAAACAAAATAGTAATATTTTTTACTATCCAAGATCAAATATATATTTCTCTTCAATCTTTGATAAAAATAGAAATGAGATATTTGCTTCAAATAACTCTTTAATCTTTTTTGATGAAGATTTTAAAATTTTTAGTGATAAGTTTTGTTATAAAAAAAGTTTAGAAGCAAATATTTTAGATGCTTCATCTTTGATTGTTTGTAAAAACATTGATTATAGTGAAGTTATTTATAATGCTTTAATTCTTCTTTTAATAGTTACATTTTTTATCTTTTTACTCTCATTTTTTGTTATAAAACAGAGTATTGAACCATATAAAAAATTAAATGTATATCTTGATGAGTTCTTAAAAGATGCAATGCATGAGCTAAAAACTCCAATAGGAGTCGCAAGAATAAATACAGATATGCTAGCAATGAGAATAAAAAATGATAAAAATATTTTAAGAATAAAATCAGCTCTTAAAAATATGACTATTATATATGAAGATTTAGAGTATTATATGCAACAAAATGAGGTAAAAGAGCTAAAAACCAACATAAATATCTCTTTATTTTTGGAAAAAAGAGTCGAGTTTTTTAATGATTTAGCAGTAAGCAAAGATATAACTTTTTACAAGAGTATAGAACCAAATATAGAGATTTTTTTTAATGAAATAGAGGCTTTTAGATTGATTGATAATAATCTTTCAAATGCTATAAAATACTCAAAAAATAGTTCAAATATCTATGTAAGTTTAAAAAAAGAGGAAAATAGTATAAAACTAATTTTCAAAGATGAAGGCATTGGAATAAAAGATACTAGTACAATTTTTGAAAGATATTATAGAGGTGATAAAATTACAGGTGGTTTTGGAATAGGTCTTAGTATTGTAAAAAATATTTGTCTAAAAAACAGTATAAAAATAGATGTTGTTTCAAAAGAAAACTTTGGAACAACTTTCATATATACATTTAATTTGTAG
- a CDS encoding gamma-glutamylcyclotransferase translates to MYLFGFGSLVNIKSAQNSFKNRELKKEDLIPVKIKGYKRVWNSIESICFEDKLVNGIFLNIQKDENSSIFGVMIKISEEEFEVLKLREKNYSCITIKKEYVLNQKLDDDLIAFMTTRDDKIAKNGDENCFIPSRYIQIVKDGVKNFSKEFQDNFENTFTNFPFEIKDGIYTFSDPIQNQAAKNSEKL, encoded by the coding sequence ATGTACTTATTTGGATTTGGTTCGTTAGTAAATATAAAAAGTGCTCAAAATTCATTTAAAAATAGAGAGCTTAAAAAAGAAGATTTAATTCCTGTAAAAATAAAAGGTTATAAAAGAGTTTGGAACTCTATAGAGTCTATTTGTTTTGAAGATAAACTTGTAAACGGTATTTTTTTAAATATACAAAAGGATGAAAATTCCTCTATTTTTGGAGTTATGATAAAAATAAGTGAAGAAGAGTTTGAAGTTTTAAAATTAAGAGAGAAAAATTATAGTTGCATAACTATAAAAAAAGAGTATGTTTTAAATCAAAAATTAGATGATGATTTAATAGCTTTTATGACAACAAGAGATGATAAAATAGCAAAAAATGGAGATGAGAATTGTTTTATACCTTCAAGATATATTCAAATTGTAAAAGATGGAGTTAAAAATTTCTCAAAAGAGTTTCAAGATAATTTTGAAAATACTTTTACAAATTTTCCATTTGAAATAAAAGATGGTATTTATACTTTTAGTGATCCAATTCAAAATCAAGCTGCAAAAAATAGTGAGAAATTATAA
- a CDS encoding response regulator transcription factor, giving the protein MIKILLLEDDYLYKISIKEFLEELDFMVDDFDNGEDALNAIFDKKYDLLLLDIRVPKMDGFELVKYVREAYIDTPIIILTSLTDIKNLSHGYTLGCNDYIRKPFDMIELKFRIEALIKNHFNSSDDCIELELDFKYNIKKSLLYKGDNIVDLSSKELELVAFLVQNRGFFSSIESLHENVWENKDISYADIRMCIKRVREKTNKDFIKTKRFLGYKIDK; this is encoded by the coding sequence ATGATAAAAATACTACTTCTTGAAGATGATTATTTATATAAAATTTCAATAAAAGAGTTTTTAGAAGAGCTTGATTTTATGGTTGATGATTTTGATAATGGAGAAGATGCTTTAAATGCAATTTTCGACAAAAAATATGATTTACTATTACTTGATATTAGAGTTCCTAAAATGGATGGTTTTGAGCTTGTAAAATATGTAAGAGAAGCTTATATTGATACCCCAATTATAATTTTAACTTCACTTACAGATATAAAAAATTTAAGTCATGGATACACTTTAGGTTGCAATGATTATATACGAAAACCTTTTGATATGATTGAGCTAAAATTTAGAATAGAAGCACTTATAAAAAATCATTTTAATTCAAGTGATGATTGCATAGAGTTAGAACTTGATTTTAAATACAACATAAAAAAATCTTTACTTTATAAAGGTGATAATATAGTAGATTTATCATCTAAAGAGCTTGAACTTGTAGCATTTTTGGTTCAAAATAGAGGATTCTTTAGTTCTATTGAAAGCTTACATGAAAATGTTTGGGAAAATAAAGATATAAGCTATGCAGATATTAGAATGTGTATTAAACGAGTTAGAGAAAAAACCAACAAAGATTTTATAAAAACAAAGAGATTTTTGGGATATAAAATTGATAAATAG
- a CDS encoding tetratricopeptide repeat protein — MNKNINCFIITSKLSENKREKKEDSSISKEKDILRITYCENDSLEKFEEDVNSLIGKNRTFSYFLNKRFIPLTISFISVFIILIAFLTISVYEDFLKRVILETPNSFELKDYISLGFVIFLFLSLLFMPKILDAEGNELKNLINSWFNKEVRKTKRLKLAYSNFDIKTEIHLYNFDLEEQNHWLWSIFINMILNRFENIYFCVRADKIQVIQKNLENLSIKNIKIVKNEKIGKASNIEILLSKKEQIFYSLMQLCSTKIVKSKDKKIFTSLELFEYCGKNFIKSEDENNLSFGFQSFINRSFDDFNFLSQEKSLQIFFTNSVKFKELKSQKKELSQYLRNHLEDCVLKFENPISLLILFYYVKDLVLDEKRVIKIIEKFIVSIKDKQQYELINDYWFEIAGFMFDSSDINSFENSSKSYYRKLSIITLNDLAFLFERSGYFEQAILLNRYLYEINPNKYILNICSLYERMGQFEQAYNSLPKELKLGKNERPSDIEVRYYQRKAAWIIISQRNDSLKQEAIESLEKLEKLLFSHNEDNEPLWLWHFYNIKANLCEWEENYDEAINFYKKCLAIPALGSFEYGATFVNMAISYRFKYILEINKNDETINKSINLGKIGLNLKESVGDRDEMPVVLHNYALNILYKISNSFDEELCNIVLKQTNEALEILEYTKSIKRLGMVLIENYISKSLLNLDTKDVIAKLEKNISLFKDNELKQMKHIYNEFIKDKKIEELDFL; from the coding sequence ATGAATAAAAATATAAATTGTTTTATTATCACATCAAAATTATCAGAAAATAAAAGAGAGAAAAAAGAAGATAGTTCAATTTCTAAAGAAAAAGATATTTTAAGAATAACATATTGTGAAAATGACTCTTTGGAAAAATTTGAAGAAGATGTAAACTCTTTAATTGGAAAAAATAGAACTTTTTCATATTTTTTAAATAAAAGATTTATTCCATTAACAATCTCATTTATCTCAGTATTTATAATTTTAATTGCATTTTTAACAATCTCTGTTTATGAAGATTTTTTAAAAAGAGTAATTCTTGAAACACCAAATAGTTTTGAATTAAAAGATTATATATCTTTAGGATTTGTAATTTTTTTATTTTTATCTCTTTTGTTTATGCCAAAAATTTTAGATGCCGAAGGAAACGAACTAAAAAACCTTATTAACTCATGGTTTAATAAAGAGGTTCGAAAAACAAAGCGATTAAAATTAGCTTATTCAAATTTTGATATAAAAACAGAAATTCATCTATATAACTTTGACTTAGAAGAACAAAATCATTGGCTTTGGTCTATTTTTATAAATATGATTTTAAATAGATTTGAAAATATATATTTTTGTGTAAGGGCTGATAAAATTCAAGTTATCCAAAAAAATCTTGAAAATTTAAGTATAAAAAATATAAAAATAGTTAAAAATGAGAAGATAGGAAAAGCTTCAAATATTGAGATTTTATTATCAAAAAAAGAGCAAATTTTTTACTCTTTGATGCAACTTTGCTCTACAAAAATTGTTAAAAGTAAAGATAAAAAAATATTTACATCTTTAGAACTTTTTGAATATTGTGGAAAAAATTTTATAAAATCTGAAGATGAAAATAATTTAAGTTTTGGTTTTCAAAGTTTTATAAATAGAAGTTTTGATGATTTTAATTTTTTATCTCAAGAAAAATCTTTACAAATATTTTTTACAAATAGTGTTAAATTTAAAGAGTTAAAATCACAAAAAAAAGAGTTGTCTCAATATTTGAGAAATCATCTTGAAGATTGTGTTTTAAAGTTTGAAAATCCAATATCTCTTTTGATTTTATTTTACTATGTTAAAGATTTAGTTTTAGATGAAAAAAGAGTTATTAAAATAATAGAAAAGTTTATAGTCTCAATAAAAGATAAACAGCAATATGAACTAATAAATGATTACTGGTTTGAAATAGCTGGATTTATGTTTGATTCAAGTGATATTAATAGTTTTGAAAACTCTTCAAAATCTTATTATAGAAAATTATCAATAATTACATTAAATGATCTGGCATTTTTATTTGAAAGAAGTGGCTATTTTGAACAAGCAATACTTTTAAATAGATATTTATATGAGATTAATCCAAATAAATATATCTTAAATATCTGTTCATTATATGAAAGAATGGGACAATTTGAACAAGCATATAATAGTTTACCAAAAGAGCTAAAACTTGGCAAAAATGAAAGACCATCTGATATTGAAGTAAGATATTATCAAAGAAAAGCTGCTTGGATAATAATTTCTCAAAGAAATGATAGTTTAAAACAAGAGGCTATAGAATCTTTAGAAAAATTAGAAAAACTACTTTTCTCTCACAATGAAGATAATGAACCTTTGTGGTTATGGCATTTTTACAATATCAAAGCAAATCTTTGTGAGTGGGAAGAGAACTATGATGAAGCTATAAATTTTTATAAAAAATGTTTAGCAATACCAGCTTTGGGCTCTTTTGAATATGGAGCAACTTTTGTAAATATGGCAATATCTTATAGATTTAAGTATATTTTAGAGATAAATAAAAATGATGAAACTATAAACAAATCTATAAACCTAGGAAAAATTGGTTTGAATTTAAAAGAGTCTGTTGGAGATAGAGATGAGATGCCAGTTGTTTTACACAATTATGCTTTAAATATTTTATATAAAATCTCAAATAGTTTTGATGAAGAACTTTGTAATATTGTTTTAAAACAGACAAATGAAGCGCTTGAAATTTTAGAATATACAAAATCTATAAAAAGATTAGGAATGGTTTTAATTGAGAATTATATTTCAAAAAGTTTATTAAATCTTGATACAAAAGATGTTATAGCTAAACTAGAAAAAAATATATCTCTTTTTAAAGATAATGAATTAAAACAGATGAAGCATATTTATAATGAATTTATAAAAGATAAAAAGATAGAAGAGTTAGATTTTTTATGA
- a CDS encoding YbhB/YbcL family Raf kinase inhibitor-like protein yields MKKTVLSLTLFVSFIFADNFTLKSNTLKGQLTQKQVFNGFGCSGENISPELSWENYPKDTKSFAITVYDPDAPTGSGWWHWIVFNIPKNNTNLPEGFGNIEQKNVIQSITDFGKSGFGGACPPIGDKAHKYIFTVHALDIENLGLDKNSTPALVGYMLNSHTIAKASIISYYKR; encoded by the coding sequence ATGAAAAAAACAGTATTAAGTTTAACTCTTTTTGTAAGCTTCATCTTTGCAGATAACTTTACACTAAAAAGTAATACATTAAAAGGTCAATTAACACAAAAACAGGTTTTTAATGGTTTTGGATGTAGTGGAGAAAATATTTCTCCAGAGTTATCTTGGGAAAATTATCCAAAAGATACAAAATCATTTGCAATTACAGTTTATGACCCAGATGCACCAACTGGTTCAGGATGGTGGCATTGGATAGTTTTTAATATTCCAAAAAACAATACAAATCTACCAGAAGGTTTTGGAAATATTGAGCAAAAAAATGTTATTCAAAGTATAACAGATTTTGGAAAAAGTGGTTTTGGAGGAGCTTGCCCACCAATTGGAGATAAAGCACATAAATATATTTTTACTGTTCATGCACTTGATATTGAAAATTTAGGTTTAGATAAAAACTCTACTCCTGCACTTGTTGGATATATGCTAAACTCACATACAATAGCTAAAGCTTCAATAATCTCATATTATAAGAGATGA
- a CDS encoding DMT family transporter — protein MNERVNAHIMILIATILIAGSFLASQKLSSIIDPISLTLLRFILALIFLSPIVIFNKNRLKEVIKVVPKAMIVSLVYTLYFIGMLKALEDTTVLNSGAIYTLVPLMTAILCIFFFKEKIALKQLFIYFLGIISTCIVVFNADLNLFLSLSLNNGDIVFLLASFSMALYPVFIKLLYSKKDELLVLVFATLIGGIIWMSLTMQILNIPYEWNKLDLNHIYLLLYLVIGTTIITLFLYQKATLVLGAKKVMAYIYLSPALVAIIMFLFEGYTISFGVFIGILLSTFATIIILRQK, from the coding sequence TTGAATGAACGAGTAAATGCCCATATTATGATATTAATAGCAACTATTTTAATAGCTGGTTCATTCTTAGCTTCACAAAAATTGTCAAGTATAATTGATCCAATATCTTTGACTCTATTAAGATTTATTTTAGCTCTTATATTTTTATCTCCAATAGTTATTTTCAACAAAAATAGACTAAAAGAAGTAATAAAAGTAGTTCCAAAAGCTATGATTGTAAGCCTTGTATATACTTTATATTTTATAGGAATGCTAAAAGCTTTAGAAGATACTACAGTTTTAAATAGTGGAGCTATTTATACTTTAGTTCCTTTGATGACTGCTATTTTATGTATCTTTTTCTTTAAAGAAAAAATTGCTTTAAAACAACTATTTATTTATTTTTTAGGAATAATTTCAACTTGCATTGTTGTATTTAATGCAGATTTAAATCTATTTTTATCTCTATCACTAAACAATGGAGATATTGTCTTTCTACTTGCTTCATTTTCTATGGCATTGTATCCTGTATTTATAAAGCTTTTATATAGTAAAAAAGATGAATTACTTGTTTTAGTTTTTGCTACACTAATTGGTGGAATTATTTGGATGAGTTTAACTATGCAAATTTTAAATATTCCTTATGAATGGAATAAGTTGGATCTAAATCACATATATTTACTTTTGTATTTAGTAATAGGAACAACAATAATCACACTATTTTTATATCAAAAAGCAACTTTAGTTTTAGGTGCAAAAAAAGTTATGGCATATATTTATCTAAGCCCTGCTTTGGTTGCTATTATAATGTTTTTATTTGAAGGATATACTATTTCATTTGGAGTTTTTATTGGGATTTTATTATCAACTTTTGCTACAATTATAATTTTACGACAAAAATAG
- the sugE gene encoding quaternary ammonium compound efflux SMR transporter SugE, whose product MSWIILFLAGLFEIAWAIGLKYSEGFTKLTPSIITIITMFISFYLLSLALKSLPLGTAYAIWVGIGTIGTVIAGIFLFGESMNLIRVVSILFILLGIIGLKITTN is encoded by the coding sequence ATGAGTTGGATAATACTGTTTTTAGCTGGATTATTTGAAATAGCTTGGGCTATTGGTTTAAAATATAGTGAGGGTTTTACAAAATTAACTCCTAGTATAATTACTATTATTACTATGTTTATAAGTTTTTATCTTCTTAGTCTTGCTTTAAAATCTCTTCCTTTAGGAACTGCATATGCTATTTGGGTTGGAATTGGAACTATTGGGACTGTTATTGCTGGAATATTTTTGTTTGGTGAGTCTATGAATTTGATAAGAGTTGTAAGTATTTTATTTATTCTTCTAGGAATTATTGGTCTAAAAATAACTACAAATTAA
- a CDS encoding ComEC/Rec2 family competence protein — MQDLQISKNSLFFTLFLIFVFMINISFNYFSYKELKNEYIFETKAEVLNIYPKEKFDVIKLKGEGFEFFASFSKDDNIKKLDFLNVVFDTRNITFYTYLKGFFTKVLYFEILEKENRVKDKIIKNVEENHDDFMIKELFNALFLAIPVSSELRDIITAYGIAHVVALSGFHLVVLSFVIYWILYIPYSFLQNRYFPYKNRRFDILLITMLILLYYLILTDIVPSLLRAFVLFCIGIYLLRSNIKVISYITLFYTFLIVIALFPQYIFNIGFWFSIFAVFYIYLFIQYFKDGNKILLYIFFNIWMFLIFNPIVHYFFAQTALEQFYSIPITIFFTIFYPLEIVAHIFNISLYFDDYLKIFLENKINVYEVYTPLYFFILYILFSFFSIWSKKSFFVLNILMIGFNLYIYI, encoded by the coding sequence ATGCAAGATTTACAAATATCAAAAAATAGTCTATTTTTTACTCTTTTTCTAATTTTTGTTTTTATGATAAATATTTCATTTAACTATTTTTCATATAAAGAGTTAAAAAATGAGTATATTTTTGAAACAAAAGCAGAAGTTTTAAATATATATCCAAAAGAAAAATTTGATGTTATAAAGCTAAAAGGTGAAGGTTTTGAATTCTTTGCTTCCTTTTCAAAAGATGATAATATAAAAAAACTAGATTTTTTAAATGTAGTTTTTGATACTAGGAATATCACATTTTATACTTATTTAAAAGGTTTTTTCACAAAAGTTTTGTACTTTGAAATACTTGAAAAAGAGAATAGGGTAAAAGATAAAATTATCAAAAATGTAGAAGAAAACCATGATGATTTTATGATAAAAGAGCTTTTTAATGCTCTATTTCTTGCAATTCCAGTTTCAAGTGAACTAAGAGATATTATTACAGCTTATGGAATTGCACACGTTGTTGCCCTTTCTGGTTTTCATCTAGTAGTTTTATCTTTTGTGATTTATTGGATTTTATATATTCCTTATAGTTTTTTACAAAATAGATATTTTCCATATAAAAATCGAAGATTTGATATTTTGCTAATAACTATGTTGATTTTATTATATTATTTAATTTTAACAGATATTGTTCCATCGCTTTTAAGAGCATTTGTACTTTTTTGTATAGGAATTTATCTTCTTCGAAGTAATATAAAAGTTATTTCATATATAACACTTTTTTATACTTTTTTGATAGTTATTGCACTTTTTCCTCAATATATTTTTAATATTGGTTTTTGGTTTTCTATTTTTGCAGTTTTTTATATCTATTTGTTTATTCAATATTTTAAAGATGGAAATAAAATTTTACTTTATATATTTTTTAATATCTGGATGTTTTTAATATTTAACCCAATAGTTCATTACTTTTTTGCTCAAACAGCATTAGAACAGTTTTATTCAATTCCTATTACCATATTTTTTACAATATTTTATCCACTTGAAATAGTTGCACATATTTTTAATATATCTTTATATTTTGATGATTATTTAAAAATATTTTTGGAAAATAAAATTAATGTTTATGAAGTTTATACTCCTTTATATTTTTTTATACTATATATTTTGTTTTCATTTTTTTCAATTTGGAGTAAAAAATCTTTTTTTGTATTAAATATTTTGATGATAGGGTTTAATTTATATATTTATATTTAA
- the lgt gene encoding prolipoprotein diacylglyceryl transferase, with protein MEFWQNIYSHFNPVAFSIGDIAVHWYGIMYALALLSAIFIAKWFIKYDNININQDIFDSYIWWAEIGVILGARLGYILFYDSNTTYYLTNPWQIFNPYVNGTYVGIAGMSYHGAFIGFIIASILFCKRKNINFWFITDIAVLGVSAAYVFGRIGNFFNQELVGRVTDVSWGIYVDGILRHPSQLYEAFLEGIVVFLILVYFRNRKKFDGQLALMYGIFYTIARITAEFYRQPDPQIGFIAGNWLTMGILQSGAILLICLTIFVIKSKKITA; from the coding sequence ATGGAATTTTGGCAAAATATATACTCTCATTTTAACCCAGTAGCTTTTAGCATTGGAGATATTGCAGTTCATTGGTATGGAATTATGTATGCATTAGCACTACTTAGTGCTATTTTTATTGCAAAATGGTTTATAAAATATGACAATATAAATATAAATCAAGATATTTTTGATTCATACATTTGGTGGGCTGAAATAGGTGTAATTTTGGGTGCAAGATTGGGATATATTCTTTTTTATGACTCAAATACAACTTACTATTTAACAAATCCTTGGCAAATATTTAATCCATATGTAAATGGAACTTATGTTGGAATTGCTGGTATGAGCTATCATGGAGCTTTTATTGGATTTATAATTGCTTCTATACTTTTTTGTAAAAGAAAGAATATTAATTTTTGGTTTATAACTGATATTGCAGTTTTGGGTGTTAGTGCAGCCTATGTTTTTGGTAGAATTGGAAACTTCTTCAATCAAGAACTTGTAGGAAGAGTTACAGATGTTAGTTGGGGAATTTATGTTGATGGAATTTTAAGACACCCTTCTCAACTATATGAAGCATTTTTAGAAGGTATTGTAGTATTTTTAATCCTTGTTTACTTTAGAAATAGAAAAAAATTTGATGGTCAACTAGCTTTGATGTACGGAATTTTTTATACAATTGCAAGAATAACTGCAGAGTTTTATAGACAACCAGACCCTCAAATTGGATTTATAGCTGGAAATTGGTTAACAATGGGAATATTACAATCAGGTGCAATATTATTAATTTGTTTAACTATTTTTGTAATAAAAAGTAAAAAGATAACTGCCTAA
- a CDS encoding acyloxyacyl hydrolase, producing the protein MKKVLLFVIFAQFLFANGIGVSVNGGQYGSIDTFRFGVSKAFDEPIYSGDILALNGFHEVGFSYFSTEHNNIKAISYSPVFTLDFVSFDIASFKPYLEGAIGVAYLSDTKIDNKDLSTRFQFEDRIGIGLKNRNLNFYLRFMHYSNAGIKEPNDGLNSTMVGFSYRF; encoded by the coding sequence ATGAAAAAGGTACTTTTATTTGTAATATTTGCTCAATTTTTATTTGCAAATGGAATAGGTGTTTCTGTAAATGGTGGTCAATATGGTTCGATTGATACATTTAGATTTGGTGTATCAAAAGCTTTTGATGAACCAATATATAGTGGAGATATTTTAGCCTTAAATGGTTTTCATGAGGTTGGATTTTCATATTTTAGTACTGAGCATAATAATATAAAAGCGATATCTTATTCTCCTGTTTTTACTTTGGATTTTGTAAGTTTTGATATTGCTTCATTTAAGCCATATTTAGAAGGAGCAATTGGAGTTGCTTATTTATCTGATACGAAAATAGATAATAAAGATTTATCTACTAGATTTCAATTTGAAGATAGAATAGGAATAGGTTTAAAAAATAGAAATTTAAATTTTTATTTAAGATTTATGCACTATTCAAATGCTGGAATTAAAGAGCCAAATGATGGATTAAATAGCACAATGGTTGGTTTCTCTTATAGATTCTAA